The Legionella jordanis genomic sequence GGAATTGAACGCACCAAGCAGATGGTGCTATTTGTTATTTTCTGCAATTTACTGCTTGTCTTTGATGTTTGGGTAACCAATATGCTGGCGCTTGGAGAGAACGAACTGTACCGAGCGATACTGCACAATCAGGCGCGAATGTTCATTGCTTCTGCCACTGCCTTCTTTCTGGGTATGACCATCAATTCCACCGTTATTTCACTTATCAAATCCAGACAACGGAAACGGGTATCTCGCTGAAGAAAGAATTTATCACCATCGTTTGGATACGAATCGCCACTTCATCAGCATTTGGAATCATCATCGATGTGAGCTTGTTTCATTGGTGGCGTTCTATGGAATTGTACCGACTGATAAATTGGCGAGTGTCATTGTTTTTGAGGATGCCTATACATATCGTATGAAGTCTTTCTCGCACCCGTGTCCATCCTGATGATATATTTCCTCAAAGTGAAGCAGAAGGTTGATATTTATGATGAGCTATCCAATTTAAACCCATTCAAAATAGACACCAATTACAAGGCCAACGCGAATAAGTTTGCTGAAAACTCTGAACCTTGTCCTATGTGT encodes the following:
- a CDS encoding VUT family protein; translation: MLFCSSIVFFIASKTTVAKFISIGFLTINVGGIVFSLAYLAADMMTDVYGIERTKQMVLFVIFCNLLLVFDVWVTNMLALGENELYRAILHNQARMFIASATAFFLGMTINSTVISLIKSRQRKRVSR